The genomic segment GAAGCATATGATACATTAACTGAATTAGATCTATCCCAAGCTACCATTGACGAGTTTATCCACTCTGGTGTTAATTTATGTTACGGTATACTTCAGGTTGTTTTATCTTTGTTGCCATCAAACATCGGTGCAGTTTTGTCCATTGTTGGTTTCCGTGGTTCACGTGAAGATGGTTTGAGATTAGTTTGGAGATCCACCAAGCAGAGAAATATTCATGGCTGTATCGGTCTATTGGGTTTGATGTTTTATTATGACGGCCCATTTCAATTTACTGATGACGACTTTGATATTCCTGTAGCTAAAGAATCAACATCCTTGATGAAAACTGAAACTAACAGTACTATCAGAAGTGAAAGTGATATGGATGGCCCTACTCTGTTGCATCCCGGTAAAATTCTAGAAAATGCTCTATTACAGTCTAGAGCATTATTCCCAAATAGTGCATTATGGCTTTTGAATGAATCTACTATGTTAGCTGGTAAAGGTCGTCTATATGATGCAGTAACATTAATGGATTCCATTGATGCTGATCAAATCAGAATGAGGCAAGTAAAATCACTAATGATTTTTAACAGAGCAATTTTATTAGTTCATTTGCACGAATATGAAAGAGCCGCTAcagatttattatctttaatcaatattaGCGGTTGGTCTCATgctttatattattattttgcaGGTTGTTGTTACTTAGAGATTTATAGAATGCATCAAATGGGAATAAAAGAGGTTGAAGATGCAgctaaatttaaaaatctagcttataaatatatttttgattcaCCAATAAAAGATGGTAAGGGTTTCAAATCCAAACCATTACCATTAGATAAATTTATGATGAGAAAAGTTTCACAATTTGAAGCAACCAAACTCAGATTGAATTTAGAAGATCCTCTGGATGCTATTGGTACTTCACCAGTTCGTGAACTACAATATTTCTACAATGGTTATAATAGGATGACCAAAGAGCATTTGGGAATAACTTATAAGATGTTGACAGAGTACCATAACCCTGCCGTTGATGAACATAATGAAGACCAAGAATTGATTAAAAACTTACTTGTATCTCTAACTTTGAGAAGATTAGGAAACGTTGAAGAAGGTTTTACTATTTTAGATAAAGCTGTTATACCACATTTCTTTTCAGTAATTAATGGCAAAACTAAATATGTAAAAAAGACAGAAGATCCATGGTTGTACCCAACTGCATTGTATGAACGTGCTTTATTCACATGGAAGCTTAAAGAAATGGATGGTTTGAAAGAAGCCAGAGAGTGGTTGCTTCGAGCACAGGGATATGCCGATGA from the Tetrapisispora phaffii CBS 4417 chromosome 9, complete genome genome contains:
- the TPHA0I01010 gene encoding uncharacterized protein (similar to Saccharomyces cerevisiae IML2 (YJL082W) and YKR018C; ancestral locus Anc_1.285) — translated: MFRGVLGALTGNRGQVTLTQEEKVRRVLKQAHDFEIALKAMDYVLDDRADEGLSLLANGESDIEKRLGGDESAEVNPNDKTIGVLAKGVIEFLEATLGFEAEEMKKASATLAEAENLSLKSRQFAQKMDLRSSSIYPPGTVYAVTYTESCLLHALLMIFSESVLEGAKALLKLRKAYYMLQEIFQAIKKAEKLQKSADKPSRSRLGSLRAKHNSSSSARASAAGTGSPRVKSGSVSSARSSASYKNATNDSDASFISGTSHFTSSDIPYELNENEKVDHDLLEFAEEVHKMRIKRLTGAHIGNSPAINRLRTDLGLDSSKVLPEGKESEAYDTLTELDLSQATIDEFIHSGVNLCYGILQVVLSLLPSNIGAVLSIVGFRGSREDGLRLVWRSTKQRNIHGCIGLLGLMFYYDGPFQFTDDDFDIPVAKESTSLMKTETNSTIRSESDMDGPTLLHPGKILENALLQSRALFPNSALWLLNESTMLAGKGRLYDAVTLMDSIDADQIRMRQVKSLMIFNRAILLVHLHEYERAATDLLSLINISGWSHALYYYFAGCCYLEIYRMHQMGIKEVEDAAKFKNLAYKYIFDSPIKDGKGFKSKPLPLDKFMMRKVSQFEATKLRLNLEDPLDAIGTSPVRELQYFYNGYNRMTKEHLGITYKMLTEYHNPAVDEHNEDQELIKNLLVSLTLRRLGNVEEGFTILDKAVIPHFFSVINGKTKYVKKTEDPWLYPTALYERALFTWKLKEMDGLKEAREWLLRAQGYADDYELSSRVEMKIKAALDRVEHSL